One Amaranthus tricolor cultivar Red isolate AtriRed21 chromosome 1, ASM2621246v1, whole genome shotgun sequence DNA window includes the following coding sequences:
- the LOC130825928 gene encoding uncharacterized protein LOC130825928: protein NKYNNNNNNNNNNNNNNNNNNNNNNNNNNNNNNNNNNNNNNNNNNNNNNNNNNNNNNNNNNNNNNNNNNNNNNKNNNNNNNNNNNNNNNNNNNNNNNNNNDNNNNNNKNNNNNNNNNNNNNNNNNNNNNNNNNNNNNNNNNNNNYNNNNNKNNNNNNNKNNNNNNNKNNNNNNNNNNNNNNNHNHNNNDNNNNNNNNNNKNNNNNNNNNNNNNNNNNNNNNNNNNNNNDDNNNNNNNNNNNTNNNNNNNNNNNNNNNNNNNNNNINNNNNNNNNNNNNNNNNNKNNNNNNNNNN from the coding sequence aataaatataataataataataataataataataataataataataataataacaataataataacaataataacaataataataataataacaataataacaataataataataacaataataacaataataataataataataataataataataataataataataataataataataataataataataataataataataataataacaataataaaaataataacaataataataataataacaataataataataataataacaataacaataacaataacaataataataacgataacaataacaataataataaaaataataataataataataataataataataataataataataataataataataataataataataataataataataataataataataataataataacaataattataataataacaataataagaataataacaataacaataataagaataacaataataacaataataaaaataataataataacaataataacaataataataataataataatcataatcataataataatgataataataataataataataataataataacaagaataataataataataataataataataataataataataataataataataataataataataataataataataataataatgatgataataataataataacaataacaataacaataatactaacaataacaataataataataataataacaataataataataataacaataataataataataacattaataacaataataacaataataataataacaataataataataataataataataagaataataataataataataataataataat
- the LOC130825921 gene encoding uncharacterized protein LOC130825921, translated as NNNNNNNNNNNNNNNNNNNNNNNNNNNNNNNNNNNNNNNNNNNNNNNNNNNNNNNNNNNNNNNNINNNNNNNNNNNNNNNNNNNNNNNNNNNNNNNNNNNNNNNNNNNNNNNNNKYYNNNNNNNNNNNNNNNNNNNNNNNNNYNNYNNNNNNNNNNNNNNNNNNNNNNNNNNINNNNNNNNNNNNNNNNNNNNNNNNNNNNNNNNNNNNNNNNNNNNNNNNNNNYNNNKNNNNHNNNNNNNNNNNNNNNNNNNNNNNNNNNNNNNNNNNNNNNNNNNNNNNNNNNNNNNNNNNNNNNNNNNNNNNNNNNNNNNNNNNNNNNNNNNNNNNNNNNNNNNNNNNNNNNNNNNNNNNNNNNNNNNNNNNNNNNNNNNNNNNNNNNNNNNNNNNNNNNNNNNNNNNNNNNNHNNNNHNHNNNNNNNNNNNNNNNNNNNNNNNNNNNNNNNNNNNNNNNNNNNNNNNNNNNNNNNNNNNNNNNDNNNDNNNNNNNNNNNNNNNNNNNNNHNNNNNNNNNNNNNNNNNNNNNNDNNNNNNNNNNNNNN; from the coding sequence aataataataataataataacaataataataataataacaataataataacaataataacaataataataataataacaataataacaataataataataacaataataataataataataataataataataataataataataataataataataataataataataataataataacaataataataatattaacaataataataacaacaataacaataataataataataacaataataataataataataacaataataataataataacaataataataataataacaataataataataataataacaataacaataataacaacaataacaataaatattataataataataataataataataataataataataataataataataataataataataataataataacaataattataataattataataataataataataataataataataataataataataataataataataataataataataacaataataataatattaacaataataataacaacaataacaataataataataataacaataataacaataataataataacaataataacaataataataataataataataataataataataataataataataataacaacaataataataataataataataattataataataataaaaataataataatcataataataataataataataataataataataataataataataacaataacaataataataataataataataataataataataataataataataataataataataataataataataataacaataataacaataataacaataataataataataataacaataataacaataataacaataataataataataataataataataataataataataataataataataataataataataataataataataataataataataataataataataataataataataataataataataataataataataataataataataataataataataataataataataataataataataataataataataataataataataataataataataataacaataacaataataataataacaataataataataataataataataataataataataataataataataataataataataataacaacaacaataacaataataatcataataataataatcataatcataataataataataataataataataataataataataataataataataataataataataataataataataataataataataataataataataacaacaacaacaacaacaacaacaacaacaacaacaataataataataataataataataataataataataataataataataataataatgataataataatgataataataataataataacaataacaataacaataataataacaataacaataacaataataatcataataataataataataataataataataataataataataataataataataataataataataatgataataataataataataataataataataataataataataat